CAGTTACTATCATTAGCAATATTTTTGAGTCCTTCATGGATATTAGAAAGCACCTTTGTCGTAGCTTCTTTATCATTAGATAGAAGTTCAGGATTTTTACGAATAATCTTTAGTAACTCGAGAAGAAGTATATTCCCGAATTGTGTCATAATACTCTCTAGAGAATGTTTGCTGAGATCATTACGAATGAAATCAACCAACAATTCATAACTTTGAACCCGTTTTAGAGGGCTGCATTTTTCAGCTTTTAGTCTTAAAGTTTTATCATCGGGTACCAAAAGTGTGCAATCCTCTCCGAAGGCAAAACGTTTCAACATCGATATAAGCGGGTTGAGTTTAACGTATTCATCAAGTATATCCTGCAACACCGTAATTTCTTGCTCTTTAGATGAATCAAGATTTGTGCTGGCAATGAACCAATTGGATTGATCTATGGTCTTTTGGTTTAAGAATGTGTTTTCGAACATATTAATCAATTCATCGAATTGCAATAGATTGGAATCAATCTCGATAGTCTTTCGAAACGAAACCTCTTCTTGAGAAAAGCTCCAAAACTTACTTAAAAATTCCCTTAAACGattcaacaatttcaaatgGAGGTCATCAACGTACCTGGCCACTGATTGTTGAAACATAAAACTCTCTCCAGATATGTTCACCTCTTGGAGCTTCTTATGGAGATTCTGCAACGAATAATAACAATTTTCCAACTCATTGAACTCGTAATTAGTATTGAATTCCTTAATCAAATCAGATAAAATTTTAAGTTGATTGAGACGTGCTAGTTCTTTGGTAAGTTCAGAATCTGCTTCCAGAACCTCTTCTATTTTTGCCTCGTCGGGTTTAGAATCGGTGGTGTTGGATACTTTGAATTGTGGGTCTGATTCGATTGCTTCAAATAGCCTAGATGTGTCATTTAACAACTCCTTCAAATTACCATCTAACGCCATTGAAACCATATTCACTCAGTTAAGACTAGATAACCTAGTGGTTTTGTTGGGGATAAGCTGTCAGTAGCACTTTGTTTTGTCCTGTAAAATTATAAAACTATCTTTTAACATTCGTAACATATGAACGCTTATGTTATTTAACTTAATTTCAGAAATTTGAAGGTTAACACAGTACCTAGGGTGGAAAGAAACCCATTTTGAGCAAGCAAGGTAAGCTCTAGCTTGGATACTACTGGATGTATATAATTACATTATAACTTTGATCAGATAATTCGATGAATGTTGGATAGGAAAATGCTTTCGATCATTGGTGATCTGAGTGAGCTGAGTAAGGTTATCATCATATAACAGTGCTATAATTGGGGCTatttttcaagaagttttAAACGCTATATGTTATACTTCGAAATCAGATAATCTTATcgtgaaaaagaagtatgACGAATAGCTTTCAGGTTATAAGTTGCTTGGATTTACTGTGTTAACTACAGTGACGCATCTTGCCTTGGTTTGGTGTTAAAATATGTCTTTTTAATCTGATCATTCGATGAAGGAGAATTAATTTCAAGAAGCATGGCTAtttaaataaaaaaatttaaagaattaaaaacagaaaaataaaaaaatataatgaCAATAACTTTTATTACCCGGGATTTATGGACGTGTATATAAGTTAGGGCAGAGACGAGAGTGAGTAACACACTGGTAGTCTTAAAATGTATGTAACCCGTAACCCATTTGAATTAAGCCTAtatttaatttcatttcatcgTTAGAGAAGATCAGTAAAGTATTTTAGTTGATCCTCGCATGTAAAACAGtatttttgaagttctGTATTGTTGATAATGGCATCCTTGTAATTGGTGCGCACAGTATTACACTTTTCAATCTCTTTGATCAAAAACATTTTGAAATCATTTCCAATTAACtccttttcaatattattTAATAAGGAGAGTTCTACGAGAAGTTCATTCCTTTTCAAAGCCATTTCGTTCCTGATTTTCTGGTAGGAAGGCTTATTCTTTGCATTTTCAGAAATGAAAGATTCCAAGACATCAGTCTTATATGTTAGTTCTTTGGTCAAAATTGAAAGTTGGTCTAGAGATACCGACCTTTCCATGTTCATTGATTTCATATCAATAACGGAGTCGGCATACTTTTCTGCTTTTTTGAAAGCCCAGTATTCAAAAGTTGCTCTCTTTGATAGACTTAGATTCAAAACAATAGATATCAAAAGCATACCGACAACCAGTTTGTTTAACATCATCAGGTTTGTCATTAGGCCATATACCATactaaagaagaatctaATCGCATTGATACAAAGCTTTGACCAGAAGAGAATCAGCCATTTGAGCACTAGTTTGAAAACTAACATTTTCGAGTATACCACTTGATTGGAAGCAGACTGTTTTAGGTAATCTTTGTATGGGGCGTTTTGATGTTCGGAAACTCCAATTTGACCACCAAGTCGCATTGATTTCACAATTTTAGAACTGTTTCCTAGTTTTCCAACATAAGAAGAAAGGACATGTTTCAAAATTCGTGATTCGTTTCGTAATATAGATAAGACCATAACCTTGATTAAGGAATCGATAAAGTTCAACGAGGAAACCGTTTCTAATGTGGTTTTGTTTACAAAAACCACATTATAGTATGTGTATAATGTACACGAAGTGGTTGTGTCTTTCTGTGAAGTCGAGATATAATCATCTTTACGATGATTGATTATAACATATTTTGTGTTAACATGAAATAGCTTGGTAAatggtaaagaaaaatacccTGTGCTCTGATCAACTTCGTAGTAAAAGTTTTCTGATGTTTTATTGATACTCTGCAATATATCCATATAACTGTATGGAGAGCTGGCAGAAAAACTAACAGTATTGGCAGAAACAAATGGTCTGGCTAGCTTTAGACTAATCCTCATTTTTCGAACGacttttttggtttcagGGTCAATAATCCAGGGTCCGACTGCATCACGCTCAACCTTAGACCTAGACAAAAATGTGCATTCATGGAATACTGTTGATTTATCACCAAAAGCCAAATGCATTAAAGCTCTACTTGGAGCGTTGAAGTCCATCTTAAAATATGCATCGTGCTCCAACTGGAATTGTTGCTGTCTTTGTCTGAGATTCATTTTATCAACATTCAATACTCGTAGAAGCGATAGTTCTGGCATTAAATTCTGAGTATTTTGGACAGCAGTTTTAGTGAACATatgatcttttttttctaacTTTTTGATTAATTGATCTGCTCTTGCCTCGCTATTCTTAAGGTTATTCTCTAAATTGGTTAAAATCTTTTCGCATAGACAGTATGGATCACTGTAGAATACTTCGATAGCAATTTTACGTTTATGCTTCAGCTCAATTTCGACTACTGGGTTActtttggtatttttaTCTTGAACAACTGATACAGAAATGATACTGCGGAATGGATATGACGATAAGGATATGAATCCTAAAAAGTTAACGTAGAAGTACAACGTATTAGAGGTTACGAACATCGTTGAAGgatatcttttattttcatttggatAGAATATGCATgtctctttgaaaagaaacaattcTTTGTCGGTGTTTTCATACTTTATGAACCCATTAAAAACGCTTCTGAACAGTAAATCGCCAGACTTATATTTTTCGGGGTAATATGACGGATATACGATAGGATTCCAGTCGGACATGCTTGACATGAATTTAACTTCGAAAGTTGGTTTCGTAGAAGGGGGTGGGtatgaagatgatattcCCCATATGTTAGCTGATATTGCGTTGGTTATGCCCTGGTCAATAACGAAGGCCCGGGCGATAACAGCTAATTTAGTCATTTGTGTCATAACAGGGAATCTAAAGGTTGGATCCTGGAATACTCCGAAATCGTTTACTTTATTTGGGTTTGCTTGTATAATATTGAGCAAAGAATGTGTTTTATGTTCGGAGATTGATGTGGTTTGAAAATCTATTTGAGTAGTTGAGGAGCAAGCAAATTCCACGAATGTTGGAGAGACCCTAGATAATAATGTAGTCACTTCTGGGCTATCTTTATCTAGCTTTAGTGCTTCCTTTTTTGCATAATTGAATAGATTCATCCATTCAGATAGGTCCTTGAGAGTTTCTGCTTGCATTGTGATTATGATATCTTGTAACGATGAAGAATCTTCGGTATTCATGATTTTGAGATCAAAGCAGTATCTTCTGTCTTCTTGCGGATTATAATTACATGTTATCAATAGAATTCCAAATTTGtcactttcttcaacataCAATTTGGAAGGTGATGGCATCAACATGCCAAACATTCCGTTCTCTAAGAAACACCATCTCTTTAACCATGTTACTTTTCCACTAGTTCTTGCCTTAGTCTTAACAAAAAGCCAACCTGACTTTTTAAATTCTTGTGgtatttcttctggtttcAACAAATTGCTGTTAATAGTAGATATATCGTAAGTTTTCAGATCTTCAGGAGGAGAATAATGACTCTCGAAGCTCTTGTTGATTTCCAGTTTGGCCTTATGCAACTCATCGTTATAATTTTCCACACAATTAGTAATAGTGTCGGTCCACTTCCTGTACTGACTGTATTCATGCTCCAATTCATGAGATATATTGATGCGGTACTTTTTAGAAGTCTCCTTCTGCGATGTGGAAGGTATGGTTAACTCAATCATTTTGGAAATGAGGTCATCCAATTTCATCTGAATTTTCCCTATGTTCCATATTAGATCGAATGAAGCATTTTTGTAAAGGTTCCTTATATCGTATAATTCCATAGCTTTCTCGCGAATGCTATCTGCACTAATTAGAGAAGAAACCTTAATATCGTGATAATTCTTATTTAAAGAGTCATACCGTCCTTGATAATAATCGAAATTCTCCCGAGCTTCCTTATACGGCTTTACCACCTTAATCAAGATGTCAAGATAAGTTGTCAAATATGTTTCAGGATTCCCATACATAAGTGTAGATATGCTGGAAGAAAAGGTGT
The Kluyveromyces marxianus DMKU3-1042 DNA, complete genome, chromosome 1 DNA segment above includes these coding regions:
- the SIP3 gene encoding Sip3p, which codes for MTSDTVQERGNKLSKLTALGLREAALDSPVFRTSVNHFHTQVLELENWIQENTNLSKNAGLVQTRRDEESLINRLLPPLSFLNNGLVENQTYTPSMVNEFQEALNTFSSSISTLMYGNPETYLTTYLDILIKVVKPYKEARENFDYYQGRYDSLNKNYHDIKVSSLISADSIREKAMELYDIRNLYKNASFDLIWNIGKIQMKLDDLISKMIELTIPSTSQKETSKKYRINISHELEHEYSQYRKWTDTITNCVENYNDELHKAKLEINKSFESHYSPPEDLKTYDISTINSNLLKPEEIPQEFKKSGWLFVKTKARTSGKVTWLKRWCFLENGMFGMLMPSPSKLYVEESDKFGILLITCNYNPQEDRRYCFDLKIMNTEDSSSLQDIIITMQAETLKDLSEWMNLFNYAKKEALKLDKDSPEVTTLLSRVSPTFVEFACSSTTQIDFQTTSISEHKTHSLLNIIQANPNKVNDFGVFQDPTFRFPVMTQMTKLAVIARAFVIDQGITNAISANIWGISSSYPPPSTKPTFEVKFMSSMSDWNPIVYPSYYPEKYKSGDLLFRSVFNGFIKYENTDKELFLFKETCIFYPNENKRYPSTMFVTSNTLYFYVNFLGFISLSSYPFRSIISVSVVQDKNTKSNPVVEIELKHKRKIAIEVFYSDPYCLCEKILTNLENNLKNSEARADQLIKKLEKKDHMFTKTAVQNTQNLMPELSLLRVLNVDKMNLRQRQQQFQLEHDAYFKMDFNAPSRALMHLAFGDKSTVFHECTFLSRSKVERDAVGPWIIDPETKKVVRKMRISLKLARPFVSANTVSFSASSPYSYMDILQSINKTSENFYYEVDQSTGYFSLPFTKLFHVNTKYVIINHRKDDYISTSQKDTTTSCTLYTYYNVVFVNKTTLETVSSLNFIDSLIKVMVLSILRNESRILKHVLSSYVGKLGNSSKIVKSMRLGGQIGVSEHQNAPYKDYLKQSASNQVVYSKMLVFKLVLKWLILFWSKLCINAIRFFFSMVYGLMTNLMMLNKLVVGMLLISIVLNLSLSKRATFEYWAFKKAEKYADSVIDMKSMNMERSVSLDQLSILTKELTYKTDVLESFISENAKNKPSYQKIRNEMALKRNELLVELSLLNNIEKELIGNDFKMFLIKEIEKCNTVRTNYKDAIINNTELQKYCFTCEDQLKYFTDLL